A stretch of Streptococcus sp. oral taxon 061 DNA encodes these proteins:
- a CDS encoding ABC transporter ATP-binding protein produces MAHENVIEMREITKVFGEFVANDKINLELRKGEIHALLGENGAGKSTLMNMLAGLLEPTSGEIVVNGQAVKLDSPSKAASLGIGMVHQHFMLVEAFTVAENIILGSEMTKNGVLDIARATREINELSERYGLAVDPSAKVADISVGAQQRVEILKTLYRGADILIFDEPTAVLTPSEIDELMAIMKNLVKEGKSIILITHKLDEIRAVSDRVTVIRRGKSIETVEIAGATNADLAEMMVGRSVSFKTAKEASHPKEVVLSIKDLVVNENRGVPAVKNLSLDVRAGEIVGIAGIDGNGQSELIQAITGLRKIESGSVELKGQSIVGLHPRQITEMSVGHVPEDRHRDGLVLEMMISENIALQTYYKEPLSKKGILNYSNIINYAKRLMQEFDVRAASEIVPASALSGGNQQKAIIAREVDRNPDLLIVSQPTRGLDVGAIEYIHKRLIQERDNGKAVLVVSFELDEILNVSDRIAVIHDGKIQGIVTPETTNKQELGVLMAGGELEKEKSDV; encoded by the coding sequence ATGGCACACGAAAATGTCATTGAGATGCGTGAAATTACCAAGGTTTTTGGCGAATTTGTCGCTAACGACAAGATTAACCTCGAACTGCGCAAAGGTGAAATTCATGCACTTTTAGGAGAAAATGGAGCTGGGAAGTCCACTCTTATGAATATGCTGGCAGGGCTTCTAGAACCAACTAGTGGTGAAATTGTGGTCAACGGTCAAGCTGTGAAACTAGACTCGCCATCAAAAGCCGCTAGCCTAGGAATTGGAATGGTTCACCAGCACTTTATGTTGGTAGAGGCATTTACAGTCGCTGAAAATATCATTTTGGGAAGTGAAATGACCAAAAATGGTGTTCTAGATATTGCTCGAGCAACCCGAGAAATTAATGAATTATCTGAACGCTATGGATTAGCGGTAGATCCGTCTGCCAAAGTAGCAGATATCTCTGTCGGTGCTCAACAACGTGTTGAAATCCTGAAGACACTTTATCGTGGTGCTGATATTCTCATCTTTGACGAACCTACTGCCGTATTAACGCCGTCAGAAATTGATGAGTTGATGGCTATCATGAAAAACTTGGTCAAAGAAGGCAAATCCATTATCTTGATTACCCACAAGTTGGATGAAATTCGTGCGGTATCTGACCGTGTTACTGTTATCCGTCGTGGGAAATCTATTGAAACAGTTGAGATTGCTGGTGCAACCAATGCTGATCTTGCTGAGATGATGGTGGGACGTTCTGTTTCCTTCAAAACTGCTAAAGAAGCATCACATCCAAAAGAAGTTGTTCTTTCTATTAAAGACTTGGTTGTAAATGAAAACCGTGGTGTTCCTGCTGTTAAAAATCTTTCACTCGATGTTCGAGCTGGTGAGATTGTCGGAATTGCAGGGATTGATGGCAATGGTCAGTCAGAATTAATCCAAGCAATCACAGGTCTTCGTAAAATTGAATCAGGTAGTGTGGAATTGAAAGGTCAATCCATCGTAGGTTTACACCCTCGCCAAATCACAGAAATGAGTGTTGGTCACGTTCCTGAAGACCGTCACCGTGATGGTTTGGTCTTGGAAATGATGATTTCTGAGAACATTGCTCTTCAAACCTACTATAAGGAACCTCTTAGCAAGAAGGGAATCTTAAACTATTCCAACATCATTAACTATGCGAAAAGACTAATGCAGGAGTTCGATGTGCGTGCTGCTAGTGAAATTGTTCCAGCCTCAGCTCTTTCTGGAGGAAATCAACAAAAAGCAATTATCGCTCGTGAAGTTGATCGAAATCCTGATCTCCTCATCGTCAGCCAACCAACTCGTGGTTTGGACGTCGGTGCCATTGAGTACATTCACAAACGCTTGATTCAAGAACGTGATAATGGAAAAGCTGTCCTTGTAGTCAGCTTTGAACTAGATGAGATTCTAAATGTCTCTGATAGAATTGCTGTTATCCATGATGGTAAGATTCAAGGGATTGTAACGCCAGAAACAACCAACAAGCAAGAGCTTGGAGTCTTGATGGCTGGTGGTGAATTGGAAAAGGAGAAGAGTGATGTCTAA
- a CDS encoding amino acid ABC transporter ATP-binding protein, whose translation MLELRNISKKFGKKEILSNFSLTIPEKQILAIVGPSGGGKTTLLRMLAGLETIDSGEIFYNGESLPLDELEKCHLLGFVFQDFQLFPHLSVMENLILSPIKTMGMSESDAKKKAVELLTRLGLEAHADAYPYSLSGGQKQRVALARAMMIDPEVIGYDEPTSALDPELRLEVEKLILQNRELGMTQIVVTHDLQFAENIADQILKVEPK comes from the coding sequence ATGTTAGAGTTAAGAAATATCAGCAAAAAATTTGGAAAAAAAGAAATTTTATCCAATTTTAGTTTAACAATTCCTGAAAAGCAGATTTTGGCCATCGTTGGACCTTCTGGTGGTGGGAAGACTACCTTGCTTAGAATGTTGGCTGGACTTGAGACCATTGATTCAGGTGAGATTTTTTATAATGGAGAATCCCTACCTTTGGATGAACTTGAAAAGTGTCACTTGTTAGGTTTTGTTTTTCAAGATTTTCAGCTGTTTCCGCACCTTTCCGTTATGGAGAACTTGATTTTGTCGCCAATAAAGACTATGGGTATGTCTGAATCAGATGCTAAGAAGAAGGCGGTAGAATTACTAACTCGTCTAGGTCTTGAAGCACACGCTGATGCTTATCCATACTCCTTATCTGGTGGTCAGAAGCAACGTGTTGCCTTAGCACGTGCAATGATGATAGATCCAGAAGTGATTGGGTATGACGAACCAACTTCGGCTCTTGATCCAGAGTTGCGTCTCGAAGTTGAAAAACTGATTTTACAAAATCGAGAATTAGGCATGACTCAAATTGTCGTAACCCACGATCTCCAGTTTGCAGAGAATATTGCTGATCAGATTCTCAAAGTAGAGCCTAAGTAG
- the deoC gene encoding deoxyribose-phosphate aldolase, with the protein MKLNKYIDHTLLKQDATEQQIDRLLSEAREYDFASVCVNPCWVSHAKAGLTDTDVKVCTVVGFPLGATTSAVKAYETKEAIQNGADEIDMVINVGALKSGNAALVEEDICAVVEASGDKLVKVIIEACLLTDEEKVLACQLAQKAGADFVKTSTGFSTGGATLLDVQLMRQTVGPYMGVKAAGGARSYADAVAFVEAGATRIGTSSGVAILKGELADGDY; encoded by the coding sequence ATGAAATTAAATAAATACATTGATCATACACTTTTGAAGCAAGATGCGACCGAGCAACAAATCGATCGTTTGCTATCTGAAGCAAGAGAGTACGATTTTGCCAGTGTTTGTGTGAATCCTTGCTGGGTTTCTCATGCAAAAGCTGGTCTAACAGATACTGATGTCAAGGTTTGTACAGTTGTAGGTTTTCCTCTTGGAGCTACAACTTCAGCTGTCAAAGCCTATGAAACCAAAGAAGCCATCCAAAATGGTGCTGACGAAATTGATATGGTTATCAATGTTGGCGCACTTAAATCAGGAAATGCTGCATTAGTTGAAGAGGATATTTGTGCTGTTGTTGAAGCAAGCGGAGACAAACTCGTTAAGGTTATTATTGAAGCTTGTTTGTTAACGGATGAAGAAAAAGTTCTGGCTTGCCAACTTGCTCAAAAAGCTGGTGCAGACTTTGTTAAGACTTCTACAGGCTTCTCAACAGGTGGGGCGACTTTGCTAGATGTTCAGTTAATGCGTCAGACAGTTGGACCTTATATGGGTGTTAAGGCTGCTGGTGGAGCTCGTTCTTATGCAGATGCAGTTGCCTTTGTTGAAGCGGGGGCTACACGTATCGGGACATCTTCTGGTGTAGCAATCTTAAAAGGAGAGTTAGCTGATGGCGACTACTGA
- a CDS encoding amino acid ABC transporter permease, which yields MSYLFEILPSLLSGATMTLQVFALVLLFSIPLGILVAFCLQVHWKPLHYMIDIYIWVMRGTPLLLQLVFIYYVLPSIGIRLDRVPAAIIAFTLNYAAYFAEIFRGGIATIPQGQYEAAKVLKFKPIDTVRYIILPQVTKIVLPSVFNEVMSLVKDTSLVYALGISDLILASRTAANRDASLIPMFLAGAIYLLMIGIVTILAKKLEKKFSYYR from the coding sequence ATGTCTTACTTATTTGAGATATTGCCAAGTTTATTGAGCGGTGCAACAATGACTCTACAAGTTTTTGCACTGGTCTTACTTTTTTCAATCCCTTTAGGCATTTTGGTTGCTTTTTGCTTACAGGTGCATTGGAAACCCCTCCATTACATGATTGACATCTATATCTGGGTGATGCGTGGAACACCCTTGCTCTTGCAGTTAGTCTTTATCTACTATGTTCTGCCAAGTATCGGAATTCGACTAGATCGTGTGCCAGCAGCAATTATTGCCTTCACGCTTAATTATGCAGCCTATTTTGCAGAAATATTCCGTGGAGGGATTGCAACGATTCCTCAGGGGCAATATGAAGCAGCTAAGGTTTTGAAATTCAAACCTATCGATACTGTCCGCTATATCATTTTGCCACAGGTGACCAAGATTGTCTTACCAAGTGTATTTAACGAAGTAATGAGTTTGGTTAAGGATACTTCTTTGGTTTATGCACTCGGTATTTCAGATTTAATCCTAGCCAGTCGAACTGCGGCCAATCGAGATGCTAGCTTGATTCCGATGTTTTTAGCAGGTGCTATCTATCTTCTGATGATTGGTATCGTTACAATCCTAGCTAAAAAACTTGAGAAGAAGTTCAGCTACTATAGATAG
- a CDS encoding BMP family protein codes for MNKKQWLGLGLVAVAAFGLAACANRSSRNAASSSSDVKTKAAIVTDTGGVDDKSFNQSAWEGLQAWGKEHNLSKDNGYTYFQSTSEADYANNLQQAAGNYNLIYGIGFALKNAVADAAKEHTDLNYVLIDDVIKDQKNVVSATFADNEAAYLAGVAAAKTTKTKQVGFVGGMESEVISRFAAGFKAGVESVDPSIKVQVDYAGSFGDAAKGKTIAAAQYAAGADVIYQAAGGTGAGVFSEAKSLNESKNEDEKVWVIGVDRDQVDEGKYTSKDGKEANFVLASTLKQVGTAVKDLANKAEKGEFPGGQVIVYSLKDKGVDLAVTNLSEEGKKAVEDAKAKILDGSVKVPEK; via the coding sequence ATGAACAAGAAACAATGGCTAGGCCTTGGTCTAGTTGCGGTAGCAGCATTTGGACTTGCTGCATGTGCTAATCGCTCTTCTCGTAACGCGGCTTCATCTTCTTCTGATGTGAAGACTAAAGCAGCTATCGTTACAGATACTGGTGGTGTTGATGATAAATCATTTAACCAATCAGCTTGGGAAGGTCTTCAAGCTTGGGGTAAAGAACACAACCTTTCAAAAGACAATGGTTACACTTACTTCCAATCAACAAGTGAAGCTGACTACGCAAACAACTTGCAACAAGCAGCTGGAAACTACAACTTAATTTATGGTATTGGTTTTGCGCTTAAAAATGCAGTTGCTGATGCTGCTAAAGAACATACAGACTTAAACTATGTTCTGATTGATGATGTCATTAAAGATCAAAAAAATGTTGTAAGTGCTACTTTTGCTGACAATGAAGCAGCTTACCTTGCAGGTGTTGCCGCAGCTAAAACTACTAAGACAAAACAAGTTGGTTTTGTAGGTGGTATGGAATCTGAAGTTATTTCTCGTTTCGCAGCTGGTTTCAAAGCTGGTGTTGAGTCAGTTGACCCATCTATCAAAGTTCAAGTAGACTACGCTGGTTCATTTGGTGATGCTGCTAAAGGTAAAACAATCGCTGCAGCTCAATACGCTGCAGGTGCAGACGTTATCTACCAAGCAGCTGGTGGTACTGGTGCAGGTGTTTTCTCAGAAGCTAAATCTTTGAATGAAAGCAAAAATGAAGACGAAAAAGTTTGGGTTATCGGTGTAGACCGTGACCAAGTAGATGAAGGTAAATATACTTCTAAAGATGGTAAAGAAGCTAACTTTGTACTTGCTTCTACTTTGAAACAAGTTGGTACAGCTGTAAAAGACCTTGCCAACAAAGCTGAAAAAGGGGAATTCCCTGGTGGTCAAGTTATCGTTTACTCATTGAAGGATAAAGGTGTGGACTTGGCAGTGACAAACCTTTCTGAAGAAGGTAAAAAAGCTGTTGAAGATGCAAAAGCTAAAATCCTTGATGGTAGCGTAAAAGTTCCTGAAAAATAA
- the plsY gene encoding glycerol-3-phosphate 1-O-acyltransferase PlsY: MMTIVLLILAYLLGSIPSGLWIGQVFFNINLREHGSGNTGTTNTFRILGKKAGMATFVIDFFKGTLSTLLPLIFHVQGVSPIVFGLLAVIGHTFPIFAKFKGGKAVATSAGVIFGFAPLFCLYLAVIFFGILYLGSMISLSSISAAIAAIIGVLLFPLFGFILSSYDLLFTLIIIGLASLVIVRHKDNIKRIQNKTENLIPWGLNITHQEPKK; the protein is encoded by the coding sequence ATGATGACAATAGTATTATTAATTTTAGCTTATTTATTAGGTTCAATCCCTTCAGGACTGTGGATTGGACAAGTCTTCTTTAACATCAATCTAAGAGAACATGGGTCTGGTAATACTGGGACGACCAATACCTTCCGAATCTTAGGCAAAAAAGCTGGAATGGCAACCTTTGTAATTGATTTCTTTAAAGGTACTCTATCCACTCTACTTCCACTAATCTTCCATGTGCAGGGAGTTTCACCAATCGTCTTTGGGCTTTTAGCAGTCATTGGCCACACCTTCCCAATCTTTGCCAAATTCAAGGGTGGCAAGGCTGTCGCTACCAGCGCAGGAGTTATTTTTGGATTTGCTCCTCTCTTTTGCCTCTACCTTGCAGTCATTTTCTTTGGAATCCTTTATCTTGGAAGTATGATTTCTCTCTCGAGTATTTCAGCTGCTATTGCTGCGATTATTGGAGTCCTTCTATTTCCTCTCTTTGGATTTATCTTGAGTAGTTATGACCTACTTTTTACTTTAATTATTATTGGTCTTGCCAGTCTAGTGATTGTGCGACACAAGGACAATATCAAACGGATCCAAAATAAAACAGAAAATCTCATTCCTTGGGGACTTAACATAACACACCAAGAACCAAAAAAATAA
- a CDS encoding ABC transporter permease: MSITTMLTLMVSSMLIYSAPLIFTSIGGVFSERGGVVNVGLEGIMVMGAFSGVVFNLEFAQDLGALTPWLALLVGGLVGAIFSLIHAVATVHFRADHVVSGTVLNLMAPALAVFLVKVLYNKGQTDNLTQTFGRFDFPVLANIPVIGDIFFKSTSLLGYLAIAFSFLAWFILFKTRFGLRLRSVGEHPQAADTLGINVYKMRYLGVVISGFLGGIGGAIYAQSISVNFSVTTIVGPGFIALAAMIFGKWNPVGAMLSSLFFGLSQSLAVIGSQLPFLQGVPAVYLQIAPYLLTIVVLAAFFGKAVAPKADGINYIKSK, translated from the coding sequence ATGTCGATTACAACAATGTTAACCCTTATGGTTTCTTCAATGTTGATTTACTCAGCACCACTTATTTTCACAAGTATCGGAGGAGTATTCTCCGAACGTGGTGGGGTTGTTAACGTTGGTCTTGAAGGAATCATGGTCATGGGTGCCTTTTCTGGAGTTGTTTTTAACCTTGAATTTGCACAAGATTTGGGAGCATTAACTCCTTGGTTGGCTCTTCTAGTTGGTGGATTGGTTGGAGCAATCTTCTCGCTCATTCACGCGGTGGCTACAGTTCATTTCCGTGCTGACCATGTTGTCAGTGGTACCGTACTTAATTTGATGGCTCCAGCCTTGGCAGTCTTCTTGGTGAAGGTGCTTTATAATAAGGGACAAACGGATAACTTAACGCAAACTTTTGGGCGTTTTGACTTCCCGGTATTGGCTAATATCCCAGTTATCGGAGATATCTTCTTTAAGTCAACAAGTTTACTTGGTTATCTAGCAATTGCCTTCTCATTCTTAGCATGGTTTATCCTCTTTAAGACTCGCTTTGGACTTCGTCTTCGTTCAGTTGGTGAACACCCACAAGCAGCAGATACTTTGGGGATTAATGTCTACAAGATGAGATATCTGGGAGTTGTGATTTCAGGCTTCCTTGGAGGAATCGGTGGAGCTATTTACGCTCAGTCAATCTCCGTCAACTTCTCAGTTACAACTATCGTAGGACCTGGATTTATCGCTCTTGCAGCCATGATCTTTGGTAAATGGAATCCTGTTGGTGCTATGCTTTCAAGTCTTTTCTTTGGGCTATCACAAAGTTTGGCAGTTATCGGTTCTCAACTTCCTTTCTTACAAGGAGTTCCAGCCGTTTACTTACAAATCGCACCATATCTTTTGACCATTGTCGTCCTCGCTGCCTTCTTTGGTAAAGCTGTTGCACCGAAGGCAGATGGTATCAACTATATCAAATCTAAATAA
- a CDS encoding cytidine deaminase: MATTELIDLAIETSKKAYVPYSHFPIGAVLVAKDGSIYTGVNIENASYPLTNCGERTAIFKAVSEGQRDFSELIVYGQTEKPISPCGACRQVMVEFFKPDLKVTLVAKDKTTVEMTVGELLPYSFTDLH; encoded by the coding sequence ATGGCGACTACTGAGTTGATTGATTTAGCGATTGAAACTAGTAAGAAAGCTTATGTTCCCTACTCACATTTTCCGATTGGCGCTGTTTTGGTAGCCAAGGACGGAAGTATCTATACAGGGGTTAACATTGAAAATGCTAGCTACCCCTTGACCAACTGTGGCGAAAGAACTGCAATCTTTAAGGCGGTTTCTGAAGGACAACGAGACTTTTCAGAATTGATTGTTTATGGTCAAACTGAAAAACCAATTTCGCCTTGCGGTGCTTGTCGCCAAGTCATGGTCGAATTTTTTAAACCAGATCTAAAGGTGACTCTAGTCGCCAAAGATAAAACGACGGTCGAGATGACGGTCGGGGAATTACTTCCATATTCTTTTACAGACTTGCATTAG
- a CDS encoding ABC transporter permease has product MSKKLQQISVPLISVILGILLGAIVMWIFGYDAIWGYEELFYTAFGSVRGIGEIFRAMGPLILIALGFAVASRAGFFNVGLPGQALAGWVMSGWFALSFPDLPRPLMILATIVIALVAGGIVGAIPGILRAYLGTSEVIVTIMMNYIVLYVGNAFIHHFPKEIMQSTDSSIRVSANATYQTPWLAELTGNSRMNIGIFFAIIAVAVIWFLLKKTTLGFEIRAVGLNPNASEYAGISAKRTIILSMIISGALAGLGGAVEGLGTFQNVYVQGSSLAVGFNGMAVSLLASNSPVGILFAAFLFSVLQVGAPGMNAAQVPSELVSIVTASIIFFVSVHYIIERFVKPRKQLKGGK; this is encoded by the coding sequence ATGTCTAAAAAGTTACAACAAATTTCGGTTCCCTTGATTTCTGTTATTTTAGGAATTCTACTCGGAGCCATCGTCATGTGGATTTTCGGTTACGATGCAATCTGGGGCTATGAAGAATTATTCTACACAGCCTTTGGTAGTGTTCGTGGAATCGGTGAAATCTTCCGTGCCATGGGACCTTTAATTCTGATTGCCCTTGGATTTGCAGTTGCAAGTCGTGCTGGTTTCTTTAACGTCGGACTTCCAGGACAAGCTCTCGCAGGCTGGGTTATGAGTGGCTGGTTCGCTCTTTCTTTCCCGGATTTACCACGACCATTGATGATTCTGGCAACGATTGTAATCGCCTTAGTTGCGGGAGGAATCGTTGGTGCCATTCCAGGTATTTTAAGAGCCTACCTTGGGACATCTGAGGTTATCGTAACCATTATGATGAACTACATAGTTCTTTATGTGGGAAATGCCTTTATTCACCACTTCCCTAAAGAAATTATGCAAAGTACAGACTCATCTATCCGAGTAAGTGCAAACGCAACTTATCAAACACCATGGCTTGCTGAGTTAACAGGAAACTCTCGTATGAATATTGGGATTTTCTTTGCTATCATAGCAGTTGCAGTTATTTGGTTCTTGCTTAAGAAGACAACTCTTGGTTTTGAAATCCGTGCAGTTGGTCTCAATCCAAATGCTTCTGAATATGCAGGTATTTCAGCCAAACGCACCATTATTCTATCAATGATTATTTCTGGAGCCCTTGCAGGACTTGGTGGAGCAGTAGAAGGACTTGGTACCTTCCAAAACGTATACGTTCAAGGTTCATCATTGGCAGTTGGATTTAATGGTATGGCGGTAAGTCTGCTTGCTTCAAACTCACCAGTTGGAATTCTATTTGCAGCCTTCCTTTTCAGTGTTCTTCAAGTAGGTGCTCCGGGTATGAATGCTGCACAAGTACCATCTGAGCTTGTAAGTATCGTTACAGCCTCAATTATCTTCTTTGTCAGCGTTCACTATATCATCGAACGCTTTGTCAAACCAAGAAAACAACTTAAAGGAGGTAAATAA